In Nitrospira sp., one genomic interval encodes:
- a CDS encoding DUF2207 domain-containing protein, with the protein MVAARHLSTPLRSWLLLATLTVLLLSHALPADARSFVLSRFDVDLHVLPSGELHVTETVSPRFEGSWNGIERLIPVEYRTPQGFNYTLLLDEVTVTDDQGIPLQFESSRERHYRNFRIWIPGAQDATRTFVLKYRVRNGLKFFEAHDELYWNVTGDEWDVPIEQASARITLPANATGLRAQAFTGAYGARETAATVSTVGSQVKITMTRPLGFREGLTAVVGWDKGTVAAPTALDQTKLFLRANWPLGLPVLVFGVMYRLWWTRGRDPQLRAITVVYEPPDRLTPAEVGTLTDDSPDIRDITATLVDLAVKGHLQIREQQTEQLFGLWSNTDYVFRRSTPPESWNALAKHERLLLEALFSHGAGDEVALSSLENKFYRALPGIQDAIFDALQARKYYHQRPDRVKGGYMIGGIVLGMVLTFALAAVADRYGMAPLSFFGAGILSGLIVVGFGRLMPARTLQGTRTLEGVLGFEEFLTRVEADRFERVVKSPELFEKFLPYAMALGVEKTWARAFESIVTTAPAWYHSSDLAQFRAGRFTSRMGDMASRAGSTMTSAPRSSGGSGFGRGGSSGGGFGGGGGRGF; encoded by the coding sequence ATGGTGGCCGCACGACACCTGTCCACACCCCTCCGTTCGTGGCTCCTCCTGGCCACGCTGACTGTGCTGCTGCTCAGCCACGCCTTGCCCGCCGATGCCCGCTCGTTCGTGCTCAGCCGGTTCGACGTTGACCTGCACGTGCTCCCGAGCGGCGAGCTGCACGTCACCGAAACGGTCAGCCCCCGGTTCGAAGGCTCCTGGAACGGCATCGAGCGACTCATTCCGGTCGAGTACCGGACCCCGCAGGGCTTCAACTATACATTGCTGCTCGACGAGGTAACCGTCACCGACGACCAGGGCATCCCGCTCCAGTTTGAGAGCAGCCGGGAGCGGCACTACCGGAACTTCCGTATCTGGATTCCCGGCGCGCAGGATGCCACGCGCACCTTTGTGCTGAAATATCGAGTCCGCAACGGGCTGAAATTTTTCGAGGCCCACGACGAACTCTACTGGAACGTGACCGGCGACGAATGGGACGTACCCATCGAGCAGGCCTCCGCTCGGATCACTCTCCCGGCGAACGCGACGGGCTTGCGCGCCCAGGCCTTTACGGGAGCCTACGGAGCGCGGGAAACGGCAGCCACAGTCTCGACGGTCGGCAGCCAGGTTAAGATCACCATGACGCGACCGCTCGGCTTTCGCGAGGGCCTCACCGCGGTGGTTGGATGGGACAAGGGCACCGTGGCAGCGCCGACGGCGCTGGATCAGACCAAACTTTTTCTCCGAGCCAACTGGCCATTGGGCCTCCCGGTGCTGGTCTTCGGAGTGATGTATCGCCTCTGGTGGACGAGGGGCCGCGACCCGCAGCTACGGGCAATCACCGTCGTCTACGAACCACCGGACCGGCTCACGCCGGCCGAAGTCGGCACCCTCACCGACGACTCACCCGACATCCGCGATATCACTGCGACGCTCGTCGACTTGGCGGTGAAAGGTCATTTGCAGATCAGGGAACAGCAAACCGAACAACTGTTCGGCCTCTGGTCCAACACCGACTACGTCTTCCGCCGCAGCACACCGCCGGAGAGTTGGAACGCACTCGCCAAACACGAGCGGCTCCTGCTGGAGGCCCTCTTCAGCCACGGCGCAGGCGATGAAGTCGCGCTAAGTTCGTTGGAGAATAAGTTCTACCGCGCTCTCCCCGGCATTCAGGATGCGATTTTCGACGCGCTGCAGGCCAGGAAGTACTACCACCAACGGCCGGATCGCGTGAAAGGAGGCTATATGATCGGCGGCATCGTGTTGGGGATGGTGTTGACGTTTGCGCTCGCTGCGGTAGCGGACCGGTACGGCATGGCGCCGCTGTCCTTCTTCGGAGCCGGGATCCTGTCCGGACTCATCGTCGTGGGGTTCGGGCGCCTCATGCCCGCGCGGACGTTGCAAGGCACCAGGACATTGGAAGGCGTTTTAGGATTTGAAGAATTTCTCACCCGCGTGGAAGCGGACCGCTTCGAGCGGGTGGTGAAAAGCCCGGAGCTGTTCGAGAAATTTTTGCCCTACGCGATGGCGCTCGGCGTGGAGAAGACCTGGGCCCGCGCCTTCGAATCGATCGTTACCACGGCCCCAGCTTGGTACCACAGCAGCGACTTGGCGCAGTTCCGCGCCGGCCGCTTCACCAGCCGGATGGGCGACATGGCCTCCCGCGCAGGCTCGACGATGACCTCCGCACCCCGCAGCTCCGGCGGCTCAGGGTTCGGCCGCGGCGGCTCGTCCGGCGGAGGGTTCGGCGGTGGCGGCGGCCGTGGCTTTTGA
- a CDS encoding LemA family protein — MGWIVLVTLIVLVMIVIGLYNGLVRLRAATESAWADIDVQLKRRYDLIPNLVETVKGYAAHEKGALEAVINARAKAMAAQGPEAKAVAENQLTQSLKSLFALAEAYPQLRAVESFTQLQGSLNHIEDAVQNARRYYNAVVRDYNAKRLEIPTNFIAQWFGFTGRQFFELTDTLQREPPKVQF, encoded by the coding sequence ATGGGTTGGATCGTCCTCGTGACCCTAATCGTGCTCGTGATGATCGTCATCGGGCTGTACAACGGCCTGGTGCGACTGCGCGCCGCGACCGAAAGCGCCTGGGCCGACATCGACGTGCAACTCAAGCGGCGCTACGACCTGATCCCCAATCTGGTCGAGACCGTCAAGGGTTATGCGGCCCATGAGAAGGGCGCGCTGGAGGCGGTGATCAACGCGCGGGCCAAGGCCATGGCCGCGCAAGGCCCGGAAGCCAAGGCGGTCGCCGAAAACCAACTGACCCAGTCGCTGAAATCGCTCTTCGCGCTGGCCGAAGCCTACCCGCAGCTACGGGCCGTCGAATCCTTTACCCAGCTGCAGGGCAGCCTGAATCACATCGAAGACGCCGTGCAGAACGCCCGCCGCTATTACAATGCGGTGGTGCGCGACTACAATGCCAAGCGACTGGAGATCCCGACCAACTTCATCGCGCAATGGTTCGGCTTCACGGGCCGGCAGTTCTTTGAGCTGACCGATACCCTGCAGCGCGAACCGCCGAAGGTCCAGTTTTAA
- a CDS encoding sigma 54-interacting transcriptional regulator encodes MRDALSPGLETGVTDHRAALLQVAEAISLHRDLPSLFRDLAQRLPAVASFDFIGLVLHDQSKPVMRVHVLETAATQRLTARLDGFEIPMEDSASGWVWEHQQPMLIPSLAEETRYKIGMEALRGIGVQSVCFFPLTTAMRRLGAIGFGSTRPFAFSETDVEFLNQVAKLVAVAVDNVLHDEDLTRDRDRLRLLLEVTESIASHHDQRLLLADLAKRLPQVVPFDFMNVVLHDSAREVMRLWLLVTSERSTIEPGLETPVDESPGGLVWKTQQPLTVDDVEREQRFPALMALFRENGVRSFCVLPLTTAQRRLGAMGFGSLQPRIYLNSEITFMKQVAQQVAVALDNALNSETSRAYQAQLTTERDRQRLLLEVNNAVVAHLDLEQLFPAVSACLRRVIQHDGSSLLLCDAETGRWRIHVLDFTRNESFIEEGEIEESAQSPSCLAITTGKAALFGERDLLAMARTSPCAQDLLDRGVKSFCSVPLLSHNRTLGALNVGRRNDDGFSPEDVQLLGQVAQQVSIAVENALAYREIAALKDKLAKEKVYLEEEIQTSYNFEEIVGESRALKQVLKQVQTVAATDSTVLILGETGSGKELIARALHNLSTRRERTFVKLNCAAIPTGLLESELFGHERGAFTGAIATKIGRFELADRGTIFLDEVGEIPLELQVKLLRMLQEQEFERLGSTRTMRVNVRVIAATNRDLAQMVEEQRFRSDLYYRLKVFPITVPPLRERADDIPLLVRHFVQKFASRMKKRIETVPTEAMRALQAYAWPGNVRELENFVERAVILSSGSELFVSTAELKRPALQTNGAATTLEEAERDHILKALRETHWVIGGATGAAARLGMKRTTLQSKMQKLGIARPR; translated from the coding sequence ATGCGAGACGCCCTTTCACCCGGCCTGGAAACAGGCGTGACCGACCACCGCGCGGCGCTCCTCCAAGTGGCCGAGGCCATTTCACTTCACCGTGACCTGCCGTCGCTGTTTCGAGATCTCGCCCAACGGTTGCCCGCCGTCGCGTCGTTCGACTTCATTGGGCTCGTCCTCCACGACCAGTCCAAGCCGGTCATGCGGGTGCATGTCCTTGAAACGGCGGCCACCCAACGCCTGACCGCCCGGCTCGACGGCTTCGAAATTCCCATGGAAGACTCGGCCAGCGGCTGGGTCTGGGAGCATCAGCAACCGATGCTCATTCCCTCTCTTGCCGAGGAGACGCGGTATAAGATCGGCATGGAGGCGCTGCGGGGCATCGGTGTCCAGTCCGTGTGTTTCTTTCCGCTGACTACGGCCATGCGCCGGTTGGGGGCCATCGGATTCGGCAGCACGAGGCCCTTTGCGTTCAGCGAGACCGACGTGGAATTTCTCAACCAGGTGGCCAAGCTTGTGGCGGTGGCCGTGGACAATGTTCTGCATGATGAGGACCTGACTCGCGACCGGGACCGCCTGCGCCTCCTGCTCGAAGTGACCGAGTCGATCGCCTCGCACCATGATCAGCGCTTGCTGCTGGCCGACTTGGCCAAACGTCTCCCGCAGGTCGTGCCGTTCGACTTCATGAACGTCGTGCTGCACGATTCCGCGCGCGAGGTGATGCGCCTCTGGTTGCTGGTGACGTCGGAACGCTCCACGATCGAACCGGGGCTGGAGACTCCGGTCGATGAGTCGCCCGGCGGCCTGGTGTGGAAGACGCAGCAGCCCTTGACCGTCGATGACGTCGAGCGGGAACAGCGGTTCCCCGCCTTGATGGCGCTCTTTCGCGAAAACGGCGTGCGGTCCTTCTGCGTGTTGCCGCTCACCACGGCGCAACGGCGTCTGGGAGCGATGGGGTTCGGGAGCCTGCAACCGCGGATCTACCTGAACAGTGAAATCACCTTCATGAAGCAGGTGGCGCAGCAGGTGGCCGTGGCGTTGGACAATGCGCTCAACTCCGAGACGAGCCGGGCCTACCAAGCCCAGCTGACGACGGAGCGGGATCGTCAGCGGCTGCTGCTGGAAGTGAACAATGCCGTGGTGGCGCATCTGGATCTGGAGCAGCTGTTCCCTGCGGTGAGCGCCTGCTTGCGACGGGTAATCCAGCACGATGGGTCCAGCTTGCTGCTCTGTGACGCCGAGACCGGGCGATGGCGAATCCACGTGCTGGACTTCACCCGCAACGAAAGTTTCATCGAGGAAGGGGAGATCGAAGAGAGCGCGCAATCGCCGTCCTGCCTGGCGATTACGACGGGTAAGGCGGCGTTGTTCGGGGAGCGGGACCTGCTGGCGATGGCGAGGACCTCGCCCTGTGCGCAGGATCTGCTGGATCGCGGCGTCAAGTCGTTCTGCTCCGTCCCGCTGCTCTCCCATAACCGGACGCTGGGTGCGCTGAACGTCGGTCGGCGGAACGACGATGGCTTCAGCCCTGAAGATGTCCAGCTCTTGGGACAGGTTGCGCAACAGGTCTCCATCGCGGTCGAGAACGCGCTGGCTTACCGGGAAATTGCCGCGCTCAAGGACAAGCTGGCCAAAGAAAAAGTCTATCTCGAAGAGGAAATTCAAACCTCCTACAACTTCGAGGAGATCGTCGGGGAGAGTCGCGCCTTGAAGCAGGTGCTGAAGCAGGTCCAGACGGTGGCCGCCACGGATTCGACCGTGTTGATCCTCGGGGAAACGGGCAGCGGCAAGGAGTTGATCGCGCGGGCCCTGCACAACTTGAGCACCCGCCGCGAACGCACCTTCGTCAAGCTCAACTGCGCGGCCATCCCGACCGGCCTGCTGGAAAGTGAACTCTTCGGCCATGAACGGGGGGCCTTCACCGGGGCCATCGCCACGAAGATCGGGCGGTTTGAACTGGCGGATCGCGGCACCATCTTCCTGGACGAGGTGGGCGAAATCCCTTTGGAACTGCAGGTGAAGCTGCTGCGGATGCTACAAGAGCAAGAGTTCGAGCGGCTGGGGAGCACGAGGACCATGCGGGTGAATGTCCGTGTGATCGCGGCCACCAATCGCGACCTGGCCCAGATGGTTGAGGAGCAGAGGTTCCGGAGCGACCTCTATTACCGGCTCAAGGTGTTTCCGATCACCGTGCCGCCGTTGCGCGAGCGCGCCGACGACATTCCCCTGCTCGTGCGGCATTTCGTCCAGAAGTTCGCCTCGCGCATGAAGAAACGCATCGAGACCGTGCCAACCGAAGCCATGCGGGCCTTGCAGGCCTATGCCTGGCCCGGCAATGTCCGGGAATTGGAAAACTTCGTGGAGCGGGCTGTGATCCTGTCTTCCGGGTCGGAACTGTTCGTCTCGACGGCGGAATTGAAGCGCCCCGCACTGCAGACCAATGGGGCCGCCACGACGCTGGAGGAGGCCGAGCGCGATCATATCCTCAAGGCCCTGCGGGAGACACATTGGGTGATCGGCGGGGCGACCGGCGCGGCTGCCCGCCTGGGGATGAAACGGACCACCCTTCAATCCAAGATGCAGAAGCTCGGCATCGCCCGTCCGCGATAA
- a CDS encoding VTT domain-containing protein, protein MSRVGGEGGAMETAGELLIQYGAWVLFGGVLAEQLGLPFPGLALLVAAGVLVGTGHLSWSSAIVAALAATLLADLLWFVAGQRRGRPVLRLLCRIALEPDACVRRTETFFRRHGAPSLVAAKFIPGLSTIAPPLAGIVGLSLPLFLFYDTVGAVAWVGSGLGFGYLFSEQVDEALAYSEQLTPALLLGAALLLPIYIAWKAWVRRRQLQTIPRMTVADLLRRLEGDRAPLLIDVRAREAVEAEPGLPGALHLPLDEWDRQPVTLPRDWDMVLYCACPGDSGSALAAYRLQRMGFERVWVLRGGLEVWQAMVHEAALRKPLPMVSLAT, encoded by the coding sequence ATGTCGAGGGTGGGCGGCGAGGGGGGAGCGATGGAGACGGCAGGCGAGTTGTTGATCCAATATGGTGCCTGGGTGTTGTTCGGCGGGGTCTTGGCTGAGCAACTGGGCTTGCCCTTCCCGGGGTTGGCCCTGCTGGTGGCGGCGGGGGTGTTGGTGGGCACTGGGCATCTTTCCTGGTCCAGTGCGATCGTGGCGGCCTTAGCGGCCACGTTACTGGCGGATCTGCTCTGGTTCGTGGCTGGTCAACGGCGCGGTCGTCCCGTGCTGAGGCTCCTCTGTCGGATCGCCTTGGAGCCGGACGCTTGCGTGCGACGGACGGAAACCTTCTTCCGTCGGCATGGCGCGCCCTCGCTCGTCGCGGCGAAGTTCATTCCAGGATTGAGCACGATCGCGCCGCCGCTGGCCGGCATCGTGGGTCTGAGCTTACCGCTTTTTTTGTTCTATGACACGGTGGGTGCGGTCGCCTGGGTCGGCTCTGGCTTGGGGTTCGGATATCTGTTCAGCGAGCAGGTCGATGAGGCCTTGGCCTACTCGGAGCAACTGACGCCTGCGCTCCTGCTTGGTGCGGCGCTGCTCCTCCCGATCTATATCGCGTGGAAGGCGTGGGTTCGCCGGCGGCAGTTGCAGACCATTCCACGGATGACGGTCGCGGATTTGCTGCGGAGACTTGAGGGGGATCGGGCCCCGTTGCTGATCGACGTGCGCGCGCGCGAGGCTGTGGAGGCGGAACCAGGCCTGCCCGGCGCGCTGCATCTACCGTTGGACGAATGGGATCGGCAGCCAGTGACCCTTCCCCGCGATTGGGATATGGTGCTCTACTGTGCCTGCCCGGGGGATAGCGGGAGTGCCTTGGCGGCCTATCGGCTACAGCGGATGGGGTTCGAGCGTGTATGGGTCCTACGTGGCGGCTTGGAGGTTTGGCAGGCGATGGTGCATGAGGCCGCTCTCCGCAAACCTTTGCCTATGGTGTCTCTGGCAACCTAA